In Prunus dulcis chromosome 1, ALMONDv2, whole genome shotgun sequence, the following are encoded in one genomic region:
- the LOC117634446 gene encoding uncharacterized protein LOC117634446 — protein sequence MSSLGTSKGILEIAKFGLYVSVPIVLMYTFANNTTNLQRFMGNHSYVVYPPEAPRPPSPEEMREMARELARKNNAR from the exons ATGTCTTCTCTGGGAACTTCAAAGGGAATTCTAGAGATCGCAAAGTTTGGGCTCTACGTCTCCGTCCCCATCGTTCTTATGTACACCTTCGCCAACAACACTACGAATCTCCAGAGATTCATGGGAAAc CATTCTTATGTTGTGTATCCACCTGAAGCGCCGAGACCTCCATCACCAGAGGAAATGAGAGAGATGGCGCGAGAACTAGCTAGGAAGAACAATGCCCGTTGA